One segment of Rhinatrema bivittatum chromosome 14, aRhiBiv1.1, whole genome shotgun sequence DNA contains the following:
- the LOC115076210 gene encoding noggin-2-like has translation MQFCRTLLLCCCLAVVQQGACQPYLRLRPSPSDNLPVKDIIEHPDPEQDPREQDLDDRALRKKLGSNFDPSFMAVVAPVQVNLSLQDPLPKPRAPGSLPGDLKKMDLSETPYGGRVKMGKKARRKFLQWLWAYTYCPVVYTWKDLGGRFWPRYIKEGNCFAERSCSFPEGMYCKPVKSVTKTFLRWYCQGWARQKYCTWIPIQYPIISECKCSC, from the coding sequence ATGCAGTTCTGCCGGACTCTcctgctctgctgctgcctggcCGTGGTGCAGCAGGGCGCCTGCCAGCCCTACCTCCGTCTCCGGCCCTCGCCCAGCGACAACCTGCCGGTGAAGGACATCATCGAGCACCCGGACCCGGAGCAGGACCCCAGGGAGCAGGACCTGGACGACCGGGCCCTGAGGAAAAAGCTGGGCAGCAACTTCGATCCCAGCTTCATGGCCGTGGTGGCGCCGGTGCAGGTGAACCTGTCCCTGCAGGACCCACTGCCCAAGCCCAGGGCGCCCGGCTCCTTGCCCGGCGACTTGAAGAAGATGGATCTGAGCGAGACGCCCTACGGCGGGAGAGTCAAGATGGGCAAGAAAGCCCGGAGGAAGTTTCTGCAGTGGCTGTGGGCTTACACTTACTGCCCCGTGGTTTACACCTGGAAGGACCTGGGGGGCCGCTTTTGGCCCCGCTACATCAAGGAAGGGAACTGCTTCGCGGAGAGGTCCTGCTCCTTCCCGGAGGGCATGTACTGCAAGCCGGTCAAGTCCGTCACCAAGACTTTCCTGCGCTGGTACTGCCAGGGCTGGGCGCGGCAAAAATATTGCACCTGGATTCCAATTCAGTACCCCATCATCTCAGAGTGCAAATGCTCCTGCTAA